A section of the Melopsittacus undulatus isolate bMelUnd1 chromosome 3, bMelUnd1.mat.Z, whole genome shotgun sequence genome encodes:
- the PLA2G7 gene encoding platelet-activating factor acetylhydrolase yields MRLLPAALCWLRGLIPGLSVNAPMEPGSSSAEKFYRIPKGKGPHSVGCTDLMTENAIEGSFLRLYYPSCSATDNEEAPWIPDKEYYQGLSDFLNMYRVVGERLFQYYVGSVTCPAKSNAAFKMGEKYPLLIFSHGLGAFRTIYSAICIEMASQGFVVAAVEHRDESASATYYCKKKSISEPQEESASGLEKEWIYYRKLKTGEEERCLRHKQVQQRAQECIKALNLILKINSGEEVTNMLNSDFDWNSLKDSVDTSRIAVMGHSFGGATVIESLSKEIRFRCGIALDAWMLPVGDDIYQNSVQQPLLFINSEKFQWADNILKMKKLSSNDTNKKMITIKGSVHQSFPDFTFVSGGLIGRFFKLKGEIDPNEAIDISNHASLAFLQKHLSLKKDFDQWDSLVDGIGPNVIPGTNIDLPPAEPE; encoded by the exons ATGCGGCTGCTCCCCGCTGCGCTCTGCTGGCTCCGAGGGCTCATCCCAG GTTTGTCAGTGAATGCACCAATGGAACCggggagcagcagtgctgagaaaTTTTATAGGATTCCTAAAGGAAAGGGACCACACTCAGTTGGATGCACAGACCTGATGACAGAAAATGCAATTGAG GGAAGCTTCTTGCGCCTATATTATCCATCATGCAGTGCCACGGATAATGAAGAGGCACCATGGATTCCAGATAAAGAATACTATCAGGGACTCTCTGACTTCCTTAACATGTATCGAGTTGTAGGAGAAAGGCTTTTCCAGTACTACGTTG GTTCAGTGACCTGTCCTGCAAAgtcaaatgctgcttttaagaTGGGAGAAAAATACCCACTCCTCATTTTTTCCCATGGACTTGGAGCTTTTCG GACCATCTATTCTGCTATTTGCATAGAGATGGCTTCTCAAGGCTTTGTAGTGGCTGCTGTGGAACACAG AGATGAATCTGCTTCAGCAACATATTATTGTAAAAAAAAGTCCATTTCTGAACCACAGGAAGAGTCTGCGTCAGGCCTGGAGAAGGAGTGGATCTACTACAGGAAATTGAAAACTGGAGAGGAAGAGCGTTGTTTGCGCCATAAGCAG gtgcagcagagagcacaggAGTGTATCAAAGCTCTCAATCTCATCCTTAAAATCAATTCAGGAGAGGAAGTAACGAATATGCTAAATTCAGACTTCGACTGGAATAGCCTAAAG GATTCTGTTGATACTAGCAGAATAGCTGTGATGGGACACTCTTTTGGTGGTGCTACAGTTATTGAGAGTCTCAGCAAAGAAATAAGATTCAG GTGTGGCATTGCCCTCGATGCATGGATGCTTCCAGTTGGAGATGACATTTACCAAAACAGTGTCCAGCAACCTCTGCTTTTTATCAACTCTGAAAAATTCCAGTGGGCTGATAACATCTTAAAGATGAAGAAGCTCAGCTCCAATgacacaaacaagaaaatgatTACTATCAA ggGGTCAGTACATCAGAGCTTTCCTGACTTTACCTTTGTGAGTGGAGGACTTATTGGAAGATTTTTCAAACTAAAAGGAGAAATAGATCCAAATGAAGCTATTGATATAAGCAATCATGCATCATTAGCCTTCCTGCAGAAACACTTGA GTCTTAAGAAAGATTTTGATCAGTGGGATTCTCTTGTGGATGGCATAGGACCCAATGTTATTCCTGGTACCAATATTGACTTACCTCCAGCTGAACCTGAATAA
- the IMP3 gene encoding U3 small nucleolar ribonucleoprotein protein IMP3 translates to MVRKLKYHEQKLLRRLELVSWEAAAGSLAEVKALRRYRVGRREDYVHYKALAREVRTLVRRLRDLGPASAAFRSRCAAALLEKLYGLGLVSGRQSLAVCESLSAAAFCRRRLPCLLLKLRMAQNLRHAVTFVEQGHVRVGPEVVTDPAILIPRAVEDFITWVDASRLRQKVLDYNQERDDYDLAA, encoded by the coding sequence ATGGTGCGGAAGCTGAAGTACCACGAGCAGAAGCTGCTGCGGCGGCTGGAGCTGGTGAGCTGGGAGGCGGCGGCCGGGAGCTTGGCTGAGGTGAAGGCGCTGCGGCGATACCGGGTGGGCCGGCGGGAGGACTACGTGCACTACAAGGCGCTGGCCCGCGAAGTCCGCACCTTGGTCCGCCGGCTCCGGGACCTGGGCCCGGCCAGCGCCGCCTTCCGCTCCCGCTGCGCCGCCGCGCTGCTGGAGAAGCTGTACGGGCTGGGGCTGGTGAGCGGGCGGCAGTCCCTGGCCGTCTGCGAGAGCCTGTCTGCGGCCGCGTTCTGCCGGCGGcgcctgccctgcctgctgctgaagctgcGGATGGCGCAGAACCTGCGCCATGCCGTCACCTTCGTGGAGCAGGGCCACGTCCGCGTGGGGCCCGAGGTGGTGACCGACCCCGCCATCCTCATCCCCCGCGCCGTGGAGGACTTCATCACCTGGGTGGACGCCTCTCGCCTCCGGCAGAAGGTGCTCGACTACAACCAGGAGCGCGACGACTACGACCTGGCCGCCTAG
- the ANKRD66 gene encoding ankyrin repeat domain-containing protein 66, whose product MTELHEAVAVGDYDLVDEILRTGRCDPNHKDADWHDRTPLHWAAAKGQSELVKLLVDHGARHCLRTEVGWTPAHFAAEAGRLGVLRTLHSLHAAMDAADLFGDTPRRLAEIYGHQDCSRFLERAEVESRNYRRTAAMKGIPLDQIDEDWELKKEELKRNPPCSWKSYTSFAQQKSRKQRGKQ is encoded by the exons ATGACAGAGCTCCAcgaagctgtggctgtggggGACTATGACCTGGTGGATGAGATTTTGAGGACAGGGCGCTGCGACCCAAATCACAAGGATGCTGACTGGCACGACAGGACCCCACTGCACTGGGCTGCTGCAAAAG GGCAATCGGAGCTGGTCAAGCTCCTTGTGGATCATGGCGCCCGGCATTGCCTGCGGACTGAGGTGGGCTGGACTCCAGCTCACTTTGCTGCCGAGGCGGGCAGGCTGGGTGTGCTTCGCACCCTTCATTCCCTGCATGCTGCCATGGATGCGGCTGACCTCTTCGGTGACACCCCCCGGAGGCTTGCGGAAATCTACGGTCACCAAGACTGCTCCAGGTTCTTAGAAAG agcagaggtggagAGCAGAAACTATCGCAGGACAGCAGCAATGAAAGGAATCCCATTAGACCAGATTGATGAAGACTGGGAACTCAAGAAAGAAGAACTGAAGAGAAACCCACCATGTTCTTGGAAGAGCTATACATCCTTTGCGCAACAGAAAAGTCGAAAACAAAGGGGGAAGCAGTAG
- the LOC101878281 gene encoding taste receptor type 2 member 105-like, protein MSFCYSQEEFNVTSYDTLAIAIITFQAVAGMWINAFIISVICISWVKKKSFNSNEKVLLFLGCSRFAYLVITWVYCFLSIIYPTHFFVHPIPQVAAAIQSFLNFSNLWVSACLCVFYCVKVANFRYTFFLYLKEKIDRIVPWLLLGSVLLSLVICITVYFVTDKANCIHPNSTAIENFWKMDVRMSEEFFPVFLISGFGFATAFMTVVFSVLLIFSLWRQKRKMQTSSMKELNMGAYIKAIKSILSIFIIYSLNFICLILTLIFATKKENTVSFLIFIFQYSFPSLHSLTLIFSNHRLENALLRTLPCVKCKVCKK, encoded by the coding sequence ATGAGTTTCTGCTACTCTCAAGAAGAATTCAATGTCACTTCATATGATACCCTGGCTATTGCCATCATCACATTTCAGGCAGTTGCTGGCATGTGGATAAATGCTTTCATCATTTCTGTGATTTGTATTTCTTGggtcaaaaagaaaagctttaactCTAATGAGAAGGTCTTGCTGTTTCTAGGATGCTCCAGGTTTGCGTATTTGGTCATCACATGGGTGTATTGTTTTCTCTCAATAATTTATCCCACACACTTTTTTGTTCACCCCATACCCCAAGTGGCTGCAGCTATTcaaagctttttaaatttttccaaCTTGTGGGTTTCTGCCTGTCTGTGTGTTTTTTATTGCGTAAAAGTTGCCAATTTCAGGTACACCTTCTTCCTCtacctgaaagagaaaattgaCAGGATTGTGCCATGGCTGTTGCTGGGTTCAGTGCTTTTATCTCTGGTCATCTGCATCACCGTCTACTTCGTCACTGATAAGGCAAACTGTATCCACCCCAATTCCACCGCCATAGAAAACTTCTGGAAAATGGATGTCAGAATGAGTGAAgagttttttcctgtttttcttatcAGCGGCTTTGGATTTGCCACTGCATTCATGACAGTCGTCTTTTCTGTCCTACTCATCTTTTCTCTCTGGAGACAAAAACGCAAGATGCAGACCAGCTCAATGAAGGAACTCAACATGGGCGCCTATATCAAAGCCATAAAATCTATTCTGTCCATCTTCATCATTTACAGCTTAAATTTTATATGTTTGATCTTGACACTGATTTTTGccacaaagaaggaaaatactgtgtcatttctcattttcatatttcagtatTCTTTTCCGTCTCTTCATTCCCTTACTCTGATTTTCAGCAATCACAGACTGGAAAACGCACTGCTAAGGACTCTGCCCTGTGTAAAGTGCAAGGTTTGCAAGAAGTAG